From one Pecten maximus chromosome 8, xPecMax1.1, whole genome shotgun sequence genomic stretch:
- the LOC117332882 gene encoding piggyBac transposable element-derived protein 4-like yields MSIIKKPSMEEYWNTTMISQRSNWFKHTMGRNRFQNILKFLHINDCRHVAERNHPGYDPSVRFRPLLHFVNRQFMRFKVPNRELCVDESLVPTKGHSVLRQYIPSKVARYGVKFWVLCESSTGYVLQMQVYRGREFDPVPPGQLQGTNVVVELLQGSSLLHKGYHVFCDSFFTSLNLGHRLLQLNTYLTGTLRKNRPMPHLVKDANQPGNTVYLRRGDFLCLSHFGADEKKPVRLLSTILPAQELGSGKPRVIASYNTNMGAVDMNDGILHSYGKQRKCQKVWKKILVHLLFRVKSRLQYIQAVIEALAGTKKPDNPRRRAVKKVSLITLPQKKEKDCCVCSSRMRHGRGIRRRSRTICSLCERGLHRQCIGRHLNCIEQ; encoded by the exons ATGAGCATAATAAAGAAACCTTCCATGGAGGAATACTGGAATACTACAATGATCAGCCAACGATCAAACTGGTTCAAACACACAATGGGTAGAAACCGATTTCAGAATATTCTGAAGTTTCTCCACATCAACGATTGCAGACATGTTGCCGAGAGAAAT CATCCTGGGTATGATCCATCTGTCAGATTTCGACCTTTATTGCACTTCGTCAATCGACAATTCATGCGCTTCAAGGTTCCAAACAGGGAGTTATGCGTGGACGAGTCTCTTGTACCAACAAAGGGACACAGCGTTCTTCGACAGTACATCCCATCAAAGGTCGCGAGGTATGGGGTCAAGTTTTGGGTACTGTGTGAGTCCTCTACAGGTTACGTGCTTCAGATGCAAGTTTACAGGGGACGTGAATTCGACCCAGTTCCACCAGGACAACTCCAAGGAACAAACGTAGTTGTAGAGCTCCTACAAGGATCGTCACTTCTTCATAAAGGCTATCACGTATTTTGTGATAGTTTCTTCACGTCCTTGAATCTTGGACACAGACTTCTCCAACTTAACACATACTTGACCG GAACTTTACGAAAGAATCGACCAATGCCGCACCTCGTCAAGGACGCAAACCAGCCAGGGAACACTGTCTACTTGCGACGTGGCGACTTTTTGTGTCTGTCTCATTTCGGCGCAGATGAAAAGAAACCTGTCAGGTTGCTATCGACTATTCTACCAGCACAAGAACTGGGATCAGGTAAACCGCGTGTCATCGCATCATACAATACCAACATGGGAGCGGTAGACATGAATGATGGTATTCTACATTCATATGGAAAGCAGAGGAAATGCCAAAAGGTATGGAAGAAAATACTGGTGCATTTATTGTTTAGAGTAAAAAGCCGCCTGCAGTATATCCAAGCCGTTATTGAAGCACTCGCTGGAACGAAGAAACCTGACAACCCTCGCCGCCGAGCAGTGAAGAAAGTTTCCTTAATCACTTTGCCACAAAAGAAGGAGAAAGACTGCTGTGTCTGTTCTTCACGTATGCGCCATGGCCGTGGAATACGTCGTCGGAGCAGAACGATTTGTTCATTGTGTGAGCGGGGACTTCATCGCCAATGTATTGGACGGCATTTGAACTGCATTGAACAATAG